In Sulfitobacter sp. W027, a single window of DNA contains:
- the tolB gene encoding Tol-Pal system beta propeller repeat protein TolB — protein sequence MLTRLLGLLALCATAATLTLAPNASQAQPLRIVIDDPTIEPLPFAVPSFQPESGEAGQLAVDLARVVSEDLTGTGLFREIPASAYISTVSDFNAPVEYADWKAINAQALITGAVNVSGNSVNVKFRVYDVFSGEELLDSSGQGGLQFSGTVDGWRRMAHKVADAVYSRITGEGGYFDSRVVFVSETGPKDDRQKRLAVMDYDGANLKYLTDSGSIVLAPRFSPSGDRVLYTSYESGFPRIYVLDIGTVQRRALQSAEGSMAFAPRFSPSGQTVVYSLSQGGNTDIFSMDINSGQSVRLTNTPAIETAPSFSPDGSKIVFESDRSGSPQLYVMPATGGEATRISFGEGRYGTPVWSPRGDLVAFTKQNKGRFHIGVMRLDGSEERLLTASFLDEGPTWAPNGRVIMFARETQGAGGSSSLYSVDISGRNLKPVRTPEGGSDPSWSPLQQ from the coding sequence ATGCTGACTAGACTTCTGGGACTACTGGCGCTCTGCGCCACGGCGGCCACGCTCACGTTGGCCCCCAATGCGTCGCAGGCCCAACCGCTGCGCATCGTGATCGACGACCCAACGATTGAGCCTTTGCCCTTTGCCGTGCCCAGCTTTCAGCCCGAAAGCGGTGAGGCCGGGCAACTGGCCGTCGATCTGGCGCGCGTCGTCTCAGAAGACCTGACCGGCACGGGCCTTTTCCGTGAAATCCCGGCCAGCGCCTATATCTCGACCGTCAGCGACTTTAACGCGCCGGTGGAATATGCCGACTGGAAAGCGATCAACGCGCAGGCGTTGATCACCGGGGCGGTCAATGTTAGCGGCAACAGCGTCAACGTAAAATTCCGCGTCTACGATGTCTTCTCGGGCGAGGAATTGCTCGACAGCAGCGGGCAGGGCGGTCTGCAATTCAGCGGCACCGTCGATGGCTGGCGCCGCATGGCGCATAAGGTGGCCGATGCGGTCTACAGCCGGATCACCGGCGAAGGCGGCTATTTCGACAGCCGTGTGGTCTTTGTTTCCGAAACCGGGCCGAAGGACGACCGCCAGAAGCGTTTGGCGGTAATGGATTACGACGGGGCCAACCTGAAGTACCTGACCGATTCCGGCTCCATCGTGCTTGCCCCGCGATTCTCTCCCAGCGGTGACCGGGTGCTCTACACCAGCTACGAAAGCGGTTTCCCGCGCATCTATGTGCTGGACATCGGCACCGTCCAACGCCGCGCGCTGCAAAGCGCCGAGGGCTCCATGGCCTTCGCGCCGCGCTTCTCGCCCAGCGGTCAGACGGTTGTCTATTCGCTGAGCCAGGGCGGCAATACCGACATCTTTTCGATGGATATCAACAGCGGCCAGTCGGTACGCCTGACCAACACCCCCGCGATTGAGACCGCGCCCAGCTTCTCTCCCGATGGCAGCAAAATCGTCTTTGAGAGCGACCGCTCGGGCAGTCCGCAGCTTTACGTCATGCCCGCCACCGGTGGAGAGGCGACGCGGATTTCCTTTGGCGAAGGGCGTTATGGCACGCCTGTTTGGTCGCCGCGCGGAGACTTGGTGGCTTTCACCAAGCAGAATAAGGGCCGCTTCCACATTGGCGTGATGCGCCTTGATGGCTCTGAAGAGCGTCTGCTGACCGCCTCTTTTCTTGATGAAGGTCCGACTTGGGCACCCAATGGCCGGGTGATCATGTTTGCCCGTGAAACCCAAGGGGCAGGCGGCTCGTCCTCGCTCTATTCAGTCGATATTTCGGGGCGCAACCTTAAGCCGGTGCGCACGCCCGAAGGCGGCTCTGACCCCTCTTGGTCACCGCTGCAGCAGTAA
- the pal gene encoding peptidoglycan-associated lipoprotein Pal: MKRILTSTLLISALAVSACTNPDRFGADGMGGAGVNAGAGVNAGVVPGSANDPTSTAYFQQAVGDRVLFLVDQSTLTDVGRATLDGQVAWLQTNSDYQAVIEGHADEQGTREYNIALGGRRANAVREYMISRGIAASRLKTISYGKERPIEICSEEACYAKNRRAVTVLAGGALTS; encoded by the coding sequence ATGAAACGTATTTTGACCAGCACGCTTTTGATTTCCGCATTGGCCGTGTCGGCCTGTACAAACCCCGACCGTTTTGGTGCCGATGGCATGGGCGGCGCCGGGGTCAATGCAGGCGCAGGGGTCAACGCCGGCGTGGTTCCGGGCAGCGCGAACGACCCCACCTCCACCGCATATTTCCAACAGGCTGTTGGCGATCGGGTGCTGTTCCTTGTGGACCAATCCACATTGACGGATGTAGGCCGCGCCACGCTCGACGGTCAGGTGGCTTGGTTGCAGACTAACTCGGACTACCAAGCCGTGATCGAAGGCCATGCGGATGAACAGGGCACGCGCGAATACAACATCGCGCTTGGCGGGCGTCGCGCCAATGCTGTGCGCGAATATATGATCTCGCGCGGGATCGCGGCTTCGCGTCTTAAGACCATCAGCTACGGCAAAGAACGCCCGATCGAGATCTGCTCGGAAGAGGCGTGCTATGCCAAGAACCGCCGCGCCGTAACCGTTCTGGCCGGTGGCGCGCTGACCAGCTAA